In Monodelphis domestica isolate mMonDom1 chromosome 4, mMonDom1.pri, whole genome shotgun sequence, one DNA window encodes the following:
- the LOC100010168 gene encoding olfactory receptor 49-like — translation MTPGRWSELGNYSEGTEFILMGITDLRGLQLLLFAVLLPTYLLTLLGNLFIMVLSLADQRLQIPMYYLLRNFSLLEMGFTSAVTPQVLSHLLTGQKTISLPRCFSQMVLYFILGTVEFFLLAVMSMDRYLAICYPLRYPALMTSRTCLGLVLGCWAGSFLFISGPCIWLFLLPLCGPKVLNHFFCDSTPLLALVCTDTRPLQLFAFLVAVCTLAGALAVTAASYTCIIWTLLHLPSAQGRHKAFSTCSSHLLVVSITYGSCIIMYLNPTLTGRLDLNKGVAFFNTTVAPLLNPFIYCLRNKLVQQVSRDMLVRGRGPSRHLRV, via the coding sequence ATGACTCCAGGAAGGTGGAGTGAACTGGGGAACTACTCAGAGGGGACTGAGTTCATTCTGATGGGTATCACAGATCTTCGTGGCCTGCAGCTCCTGCTATTTGCTGTCCTCCTGCCCACTTACCTGTTGACCTTGCTGGGCAACTTGTTCATCATGGTCCTCTCCCTGGCAGACCAACGCCTACAAATCCCCATGTATTACCTCCTGAGGAATTTCTCTCTGCTGGAGATGGGCTTCACCTCAGCCGTCACTCCCCAGGTTCTCAGCCACCTTCTCACAGGCCAGAAGACCATCTCCCTTCCCAGATGCTTCTCCCAAATGGTCCTTTATTTTATCCTGGGAACTGTAGAGTTCTTTCTATTGGCTGTAATGTCTATGGACCGGTACCTAGCCATCTGCTATCCCCTGAGGTACCCAGCCCTCATGACCAGCCGGACCTGCCTGGGACTGGTGCTGGGCTGCTGGGCTGGGagctttctcttcatctctgggCCTTGCATCTGGCTATTTCTCTTGCCACTCTGTGGTCCAAAGGTACTCAACCACTTCTTCTGTGACAGCACTCCCCTGCTGGCTCTGGTGTGCACTGACACCAGGCCTCTGCAGCTGTTTGCCTTCCTGGTGGCTGTGTGTACCCTGGCTGGTGCCCTTGCTGTGACAGCAGCATCCTACACCTGCATCATCTGGACCCTCCTACACTTGCCCTCTGCCCAGGGCCGGCACAAGGCCTTCTCTACCTGCTCCTCCCACCTCCTGGTGGTCTCCATCACCTATGGCAGCTGCATCATCATGTACCTCAATCCCACCCTGACAGGAAGGCTGGACCTCAACAAGGGGGTGGCCTTCTTCAACACCACTGTTGCCCCACTGTTGAACCCTTTTATCTATTGCCTGAGGAACAAGCTGGTGCAGCAGGTCAGCAGAGATATGTTGGTCAGAGGAAGGGGGCCTTCTCGGCACCTCAGAGTTTGA